The following DNA comes from Quercus robur chromosome 1, dhQueRobu3.1, whole genome shotgun sequence.
TAGCATTCTCAGGCAGCCTGAACTTCCTCAAGAACTTGCCACTACTGCGCTCCACTCTATGCCACTTGTCgttcttctcttccttctccaCATTCCTCTCTCCGCTTATCTGTAGCACTCTGTCATCTTCAATCTCAACCTTCACTTCTTCCTTCTTAAGCCCCGGAAGATCAGCCTTGAAAACGTGGGCTTCTGGGGTCTCTTTCCAGTCGATTTTGGTGTTGACAATAGCAGAATTTTCCCGAGAAAATTCAGGGAAAGAAGCTGAAAGTGAAGAAGCAAATGGAAAACTGCTTCGTTGGCCACCAAAAAAGCTTGGGATGATCGACATTCTCGTTCGAGAGTATTGATGTTACGTAGGTGATTGGGTATCGTATTGTCTAGTTTATGAGGGAGCTGCTTGGAATCGCTGTTGTTTCTCAATGTTTTGAAGGAATTAAGTGGGATAGGTTGGGTATTTAAAAGTAATCTGAGCACCATTCTAGTACTTTCGGGAGAAGAGGTTTCGCAACATTGATTTTACGAACCTCTCCCATATTCGCGAACTATCGTGGGTTTTCCCAAAGACTGATCATGGACTTGGACGTCTAGATTAGATACGAGTCCACCCAACATTTCATTGCTAGGcttataataaatgaattaagGTGTTTATGACAATTTGGATTTagttagaggaaaaaaaaaaaaaccttgtttaTTTACGCTCGGTTTGTTTTAGTATTACCATTTTTTGAATAATGGATCATTTTTCAAAgagtattttctagaaaactatttcattttttgatgTTTGGTAATAACCTTGAAGATGAGTTTAATAATGTTTTCTGGTatttggtatgcaattttttattatatatttcttgtataatttaaaacatgtgtattatgtaaacaaactaatataattaatataaataaaaaactaagaatgaatttggttttcatgctaaaattttgacaataaatacaatcaaa
Coding sequences within:
- the LOC126728402 gene encoding class I heat shock protein-like, whose translation is MSIIPSFFGGQRSSFPFASSLSASFPEFSRENSAIVNTKIDWKETPEAHVFKADLPGLKKEEVKVEIEDDRVLQISGERNVEKEEKNDKWHRVERSSGKFLRKFRLPENAKMDQVKACMENGVLTVTVPKVEVKKPDVKTIEISG